The window TTCATCACTGGCCACACTTTGACACactttcaaatcatgaaatacacGCAAACATTCAAGTGTCCTGACTTACTGTGAGAAGATCCTCAGGCAGGTCGCCTCCATCGTTGATGCCTCTGTTCATTGAGATGAAGCGGTCCACACCTGGCTTGTCCTTCACGCTTGGGTTGTGGAGACTCGTGTTCAACATGATGATGGCGAACGAGAGAATATAGCAAGTGTCTGCAAGAGAGAAGTCAGTTCCAGATATACGcataaaaggtaaatttttgAGGGGCTATACTCCTCTCAATACCACCCAAAGTGGCAGTTTCTATATATCAGTCAGAGGGATTAATTCTAACACTGCAAATGCTTGTGCCAAAAAATATATGAATCAAGAAAAGAGCCAATAGCCAGTGTTTACCTGTCGTTACGAACACGCCTTGGTTCTGATCGCAGTAGCGTTCAGCAAAGCACTCCATCATGCGATCAATCTTCTGTGCTTCACCAGGAAGACGGAAACTCCACAGGAATTGCCTGGAAATATACAAACCATGACATTAGTTCAATCTTTTGATTTCTGGTATCACAACGATAAGAATACCATATGGGTATGACATGCATGATAAGTATTGACCTTCAAAGAAGGTGTATAAGCACTCATTCTCTGACAAGCTGGCCAGCATCGCCCAAGTAATGAACGTAGGGGGTTACAACTCTTGCGGTAGAACTTGACACTCTATTTTGTGCTCGGGCTAGTTGCTTTTCTACATGCATAAAGCTGTCATCCACAGTTACGGGACTCCAGTTGTTTTTGCCTCATTCCCAATGCCCATTGTCAAATATTGGATAGTAGCCATTGGTTCAACCCAAGTATGTTAGACCACTTTTCAGTTCAGTTTCAACATTCTAAAACACATTCAAACAAAGTGTATGAAATGCTGCGCATGCACCCAAGGCTGACCTGGCCTTTTGTACTCTGTGAAAGAGAACCCAGCTAACACTGCTCTTATCAGCCCTGGGCATTACTGCATGGCCTCCAGTGGTCCAACCATCGGAGCTCAAGCAGCTTCTCTTTAACCACTTTCTGGTTCAGTTTCAatattcaacatgtttaaacaGCTCATGTGTAATGAAATCCGCTTGCATGTGAACATGCACCCAAGGTGAACCTGGACATCAATACTATCAGCACAGAATCATGTTTTTTTACTCAGATTGAATGCTGTTATCACACCTGCAATGACAGGTGAAGAGATGCAATGATTCATGTTGACCTTGAGTTGAAGCAGTATCTTCAACTCAGAGAATACAGGTATCTGTGGTCTAGTAATCCCATGGTTCCCATTCATTACCAGTATACTACAGCGCAACATAGTGTGTaaaagtgttgtttttttcttcactgGAAACCAACTGCATTCCAAACTAAACTTTTTTGCGATAACCAGATTTGCCTGCCTTTTTATTTCGGAAGAAAGTTTTTCAGTAGCCTTTCTGAAGCTAGGAAAACTTGCCACCAATGTGTTATTGCATATTATCTGTTTTCTATCGAACCATTCCCTTCTGGCAGTTCTCTATACTGATGATTATCCTAGCTGCCATCCACCAAAGGCCATACCCCAGGGCCTGGGAGAGGCATCACCTCACAAAATAAACTTGCCAGAACCAAAGTGCCTGCACTTATATCTTATAAACCTTCAATGAGTGAATCCATTAGtcaaaaaaatatcatcaaactcCTCACAGATCAAACAAACATCTGTCGAGCTAAACATTCCAACACATTTCCATGATACCAATTTGATTTTTTGCATCATCCCACGTGATGTAGAGTGCTGGCAACAACGCTACAGGTTATTTCAATGATGCTTGAGTACCAGCAAGTAGGCTACAGGCCATTCCAATGAGGCTAGTTAGGTACCCATGATCCGCTATTTGCATTGACTTTAAGAGTACTAGCAAGGAGGCTACAGGCTATTTCAAAGAAGCTGATCATGTACATGAACTGTATTGTCTTTTGAGTACTAGCAACTAGGCTTCAGGCTCATCATCCAGACATCGCGGTGGGACTGGCACCGCAAAGGCTGAGAGACATGTAGGAGAAGGCACACACATCAACACTGAGGACGTGAACGTCACCACCACTGGGCACAATCTCATCCTCAACAGACGGAACACTGTTTGAGATGCTCAAGAGGAAAAGGGCTATGGCCCACCAAGCAGTAGTACTGTTGGTGATCAAAGCAAAGAGTACTCAGCAATTTCTAATACATACCTTAGTGCCTGCACCAGGATCATATCAGCAAATTCATGCTTCATCACAAATGCCTTCAGCACTGCTATGTTGAAGTCATTCCTggaataaaggaaagaaaacTTTTAAATTCAATATTTGGTACGAGAGACAATTCCATCTGAATCAGTACTGCAACAAAATACTAGTTATTGTGCAGGCTTAACATTCAAGAGTCAATTACCGTTTGACAGTATTCTTTAGATTTCccttttgaaaacttttcttttttcagactGGCAGCTTCAGCTAGCTATACTGGCAGAGTAAATTCCAGGCAAAGTGTCTAGAAGTGGCAAGAGAATGCAGCTTGATATTATCAAACCTTCAGATTTAAACAAGTCCACTGTATCTGATTTCTGTCATATGTTTTAGACCTTTTCTAGTACGGACACCATTATAGCCTATTTTGGCCAAGAGTCACTGTCACTGGCTGGACCTATGGATCAGTTTGAAGTACTCACCTCTCGCCGAGGTAGTCCCCTATGGCGGTCTTATTGAGACCCTCGCCACGGAATAAGAACTCTGCCACGTCTTCTGGGGTGTTCTGCAGCAGGCCTTCCTCAAGGAGGTATTTGATACCCTGCAAATAGAGAAACAGAACATAGCATTAGACAAGGTGCCATTATAAGCATCGTAGAAGCAAAACTCTTGACTGAGAGTATTTACTCCAAACAGCATTCACAAGTACATATTCTTCCATCTCTGGGTCGACGGCACTTCGACATGCAGACATGACACACCCAAGCAAGAGGATGGGCCAAGTGTCATTAATGAAGTCGCATCCAAATCATTAAAAGTTCACCCAAATGTGAACTTCCTACTTCAACTATTTGTTCATGGCCTTCAAATATCGAATGTTACTGTGCTACATGTAAGAGGTCCTAGAGGCAGGCAGGTAGATGATTCATTGAGAGACAAGCGAGGACTTGACCTTTAGAGGTGCTATCACAGATCACTTTCGTATCTAAAGTATCTCTCTGACATTTCCTGGGTTGTCAAGAACTTTCTCCGAGACAATATTGGTATTTGATGAGATGAGCTGGACATGATTCATTGACTCACTTGGAAGTCATCTCTCGATTAGTTGTCAAATTCTGATACAAAATTGACATGGCCTGTGATATCTGGATCTGAGGATCAAGCCAGGTGCCGTTACCTCTCAGGATTGGTATCAAGAAGGGAAAATACCTCAACAAAAACCCACAAAACTCTCTCCTGTTGCAAAAGTCATGGACTCTTTTTCTGTTTTAAGACTGCCCTAAACTAACGATGGATGAGCTGCACCAACACGATCATCACAGCTGAAGCCCATTTCAGAGCAGCTCCCATCCACGATTCTCAACTCCCATGAGGATTTCTAACAATGTGAGGACAGCATGATGACAAACAGTTCTCTTGTTCACAAGATAAGATTTGGTTAGGAGACGGGAACATCACACTTAGCTAAACCAGTGACAGCTACCAGATCCATCTGTCCACAGGTAATAACTTCATCAGTGACAATGACTCGTCAGGGTGTAAAATTTGTTTTGTGATGACCAGTATAGTTTATTGCCATTTTGGAAGAAGTGGTAAGAGCTTTTAGATGTGATAATGAACGTCGATTACAGTTTATTACAATGCCCACAATTTTAGAGGCCAGTCTGTAACTTCAAGTCATTtgcatcatgatattgatagcTCTCCTTCGAGAAACTGCTAATAGAAAGAAGTTGAAGTTCGAATCTATCCAGCagcttggctcttggctctcaagGGCTCAGACTGACCCATACTGTTGACCTGTGTGTAACATCTGAGTCACATTAAAAATTTAAGGGCTTTATCCTGTTCTTCAAGTTTACATGAAGTTTAACCCAAATCACAATGTGAAGCTGTAATTGTGCAGGTCGGGCCCTTGTCAAGTTGGTGACTTTCCGCCAATTGAACATAGGGCCTACTGTTACAGCCGGATTTCATCTTGACAAATCTGACCACCTTGACCAATCTGAACTATGCCTGGCTGACTACATCATTGTTACAAATCTGATGATAATAGTACAACAATATTCACATGTTTATATCATATGTCAGACAAGAATAAATTGGCGCAATTCTGAGATATCTGGTAGAAATCTGATTAGAGTCAATAGAACGCTTGAACAAAGGATTACATGTGGAGTTGAATGGTCTGGAAGCAGCTGTTTTCTGATCATGCCATAGTTGAATGAGATACAATCAATAGTATTGCACCAAAGCTTGGCTTTGTTTCAAGTGCAACTCCCTTACTTCAAAAGTGCATAACAATGACGGAACTTTCTAAACTTTTAAGAGAgatttccaaattttgaaatagtaTCACCAATACAAACCACGAGATATCACCACAGTCCCTAAGTGCATGAAAATTGACTCCTCGAGTCAAAAACTCCCCTCAGCTCCCTTTGGACTAGTCATCGACAAATGATTAGGGTCTCGTTAATAAatatcaattcaaaataaatacaGTTAGGCACCCATCGAGACTAGAACAAACGGACTCAAATGCGATAAACGCACCAATCAAACTGTTCATCGGTCAAGTCGTATAAATCATCAATGAAATAATGAGTAAATTGTGGATGTGAGTAATGCCTGTTTGGCATCTGGCACTTGCGGACATGCCAATGCCATGGCTGATGATTCTCCAGCCTGGGAAATTCTCCAATTGTTATTTTGAGCAGCGTTTGAATCTATCGGATGTAGAGATGAGCAGAATCGAAATATGCTGAGTATGTCGATTCAACAACTGTCACAGTCAAGGGTCAATTTGACCATGTTGAATGTCGAAGACTGCGTACTAATAACATGTACTATACAACATGTTGGTTTTCCTTTGCCATTTTGGGAAACCAACGATACTATAATCGGTGAAACATTTGAAAGGTGGAATACTGACATGGTCATTAAACTTTAATTTTTAATGACAACTGAATGCTGTGTGCAGAAAATCGAAACATTTTAGGATTTAGAACTGAAATTTATCGATCCGACTTTCCTCGAAACACTTTTAACGAGTGCTCAATGCACTACATTAAAGTTTGAGAGTGAATACTGAGAACAAATCATTGGGGTGCGTTAAATGTTTATCCAAGTAAAGCTGTTTCAATACGATTTTCTCTCACTGTTAGTTTCATGGCAgggtttgaatttgaatgccACAACTGGTATGAATTTCTGATTGAAGATATTACAGCTGTCAGCTTGTATGAAAACAACCTCATTTCCGACTAAATCTCACCTTCTTGGGATCCATGTTGAAGTGTTTGCGGCCATTGGACATCTGTTTCTGCTTTGGATTGGTCTTGCTGCAAAGACACAAGAGCAAACACAACATTAGTAAAATGGTCAAAATAGGGAAAAGATTAAACCAAGTTGACTTCATGGGAAACCTTTAAAGTTTGCTgcaaatgaaaaaagaaataaagTTATCACAGAAACAAACTTTCTACAAGTTTGACCTTCTTCATGATACAAGAGACTTATGACTCACCTCAGGACCAAAGCATCCACTGATTTCAAGAAAACCTTGCGGCTAGGAAGAGCAATGGTTCCAGCCACTTCCATATGGAAGGAATTACGGAATCTCCGTAACCGTTGCATACTGATATTGAACTTTTGAATTCTTAAATTTATCAATCACAAAACATATCCACATTTGATGCGATTGCTTTCACAGCCACCATGGGCAACTGTCCTTGACACAACTTGGGCATCCTCAAAATATCGAGCTTCCACAAACACTGGATTGGTTTCCAGGGAAAACAACACTGAAAGCTACGAATGTAGGTTTAACgctacatgtaacatgtaaAGAAAGAGTCACACTATATCCAAACAAGTCAGATGGAAAGGAAACCTACTATCCTTCAAAAGTTTGAAGAGGGGATCAAACAAATTACCGGTAATCCTGAAATATCTGAATTCAGACACAACTCCTCCTTGAAACACATGCTATCTTAGAAAGGTTAGAGATGATTTTGACCCATGTATCCCTTTCAAGGCATAGGTGCCGAGCGATTTGACAGGAGCAGGTTGTCACCACAGTGAATTGCCTCCACATGTGCTATGAGAGTGCAGGCATGCAACGCATCAAATATAACACTAGCCAGATGGCACGCATGTAATCATTCAACGCATTTGACAAGGCTAATCCAATTAAATGAGTTCATCTATTGATCCACAGTTGAAGACAAAATATGAAATCGTACACATTTTGAATACTTTGAAAGTTTTGACGGCCTCACCATAATTGGGGTTGCCTGTATATGGACTCTGGAGGTGTGGGACACCTTGCAATGTCTTTGAATATGCAATGTCAATGTGCACTATATAAATAAATGGATTGTTTACTCAACATCACCATGGTCTCCAGGGGGAAACATGGCCACAGCATATTTGATTCAATCTAACAGTCTGGGGCTGCATTGGGTCCGTTATCCGCTGCCAGATTAATGGAGTGGTTTTGCTGTGGTCGTAAAATGGGGTGCTTGATAAGTCCATTTCATGCTGAGGACCTCTGACACAAGGTTGGCTTAGGTAAACAAGGTTCATTAAGGGGCAACTGATAACAAGCTGAGGCAAGTGTAGGTCTAGAACGAATGTAACATGCAACAAAATAGCCTATGAATGATCACGTTATGATAATAATTTTAAGATTCTGGTAAACATCATGCCAAGGATGCTGAAACTGAATGGCGAACATTCCATTCCATGTTGTTCAATTAGTCATACAGTTTGAAATATACCATGCCCACATTTGGTTGCATCTGGGTTACTCAGACTCTCATCTAAGTTCTGAAGAGCTGGACAACTAACACGATGACAGCAGACAGTTCAATTAGGCACTAAACAAAGAAAGGGAATTTGAATTGAGAATAAGATGAAAATAATGTGCGGTTTTACGACAAGTACAACATGACGGCTTTTGAATCTGGTTGAGATTGGTTTCAAAGTGGGCTGGCATTATCTGTGCAAATATTGGAGATGGTCTTCATGACTCAAATGATTGAGAGTCATCTTTAGCAGTGTGGCAAAAGCGCCACCTAAATGAGGCAAGGTGAGTGCAGAAGGAGTGGAAAACGTCCCCACTTCAGCAAACATGCCGGTAGCATGAACGGTCGATTCGGCCGAGGACACCATGTTTTTGGCAATGGTGGCAATGATCATTTCCAGGGTCAGAGACGTAAAGGGCTGAGTTCTATGAGCAGGATTCACAGCTGCAATTCTATCATTATAGACTTGAAAACTGAACAACACCTACCTTTATACAATTTAAGACTTCAAACTGGCAAAGTCCGACGTTGAACTGAATCTTCAATCCCAAATAATTAGCCCATATCTTTACAAAATAACATCCGAGCTCTACAGTTGTAATGTTTATCAAAACTGAGATGGAACTTGTACACAGATATGGCAAGGCGATGAAGGGGTATGGATCAGTTCCTATGCTGCGTTCATCAATCATCTGCAGCTGGTCTTCGAAATATTTTTGGCAAAATTTCTCGACTAATTCCTCTAATCTATTGACTAAATTTGATTAAAAGCTTGTCTCTCATTTCGCATGTATCAGACATGATCATGACAGGGAAAACTGTACATGCCAACTTGGGTGTACACACATAGATATTGATAGATCGTGCATGCACATATTTGGCAGCAATTTCATATTGAATGAAATCCCAGTGCACAGAATTACGCCATTGTCGTGAGAAAAGTATTTCTGATTGCTGCTTGCATTCGCACAGGTGACTACTGTTCATGCAGAGTACCCACTTCTCAGAAAGTCGTTCCCTGGATGTGAGGTTCAATAATCACGAAGCCAACTGTGATCGCCCATGATCAAAGCAAAGTTTACCGACAAAGTTGGCAATGTCCATGTTGTGGACTCAACCCACCAATCAGAGGGGATgctttatcatgatattgggATATCAGGATTGAATTTGTTAGAAATACTCACATTTTTGTGAATGAAATCACTCTGACCATGGTACCATGTTTGATAGCCTTATCCTTACTGAAAGCATTCAGCTTCAACATTGACAATGCCACTTTCCTGGCATATTTCAGAATCAACTTCATCTCAAATGGTAAGCAAAAGATTCGTAGATCTTTCCAATATGGTCTAAAGTCACATACTGAATGGGACCACAAAAACAGACATTACCAAATTAGGAAACTGAACATGTCCTCGGAGCTAATCAATAAAGAACCCCTTTGAAGATTACTGTTTTTGCATTGTTCTTCACAGTGCGAATGGGGAAACATCTTGTAAACTCTTGGGTTAATTGGGCCAGGTTCATTGTCATGATCCAGACCACTGGGGCCCGATTGATTGTAACAAGCCTGTTGCATTAATTATCACCATTACCCAAATCACACCTTTGATtaacaattgatttttttcttgtatGCTCAAGCGCAATTATGTCATTTAGCATAAGCACAAGCCTTTCTGCATCAAAAGGCACAGGAAAccagaacaagaggcccaagggcctggcgctcagctgagttgttgctgcgttgttcgtatatattacattactcgtcaaactctactaaactaaggactcaaagcctaaggatattagcttctggatgtgtaacagtgaattacggtagactggcgcaatctacttcaagcaagctccacccttgcaatgtgtgcgcaaacagataacctaacctatattggaccatcaattctacacacagcaacatgattcatcctcagctgttaccatgatgatgatgatgatgatccttttcgcaaattggtcgtcttctgtctttcttccatacttcagtgccaccggatgtagtctgcccttgtggagggatcctttcagcaccgggacacaagaatccatgcgaattgaatcacatggagagactagcccaatcacccgcttttggctgggtagaaatgggtaaatctcgcagactggaccttaaactctactgccgacgtgtgaggccggtctgacagatgagtaagtggggtccacctaatgcagaaggcaccagtttccctaactaaaagggtaacattaacaaaatgctctacccaactctattattgcctaaaggcctgtgtacactagtaaaatacagggccttgaagggcttgttgcaaaattgttgtaaaaatgttggtaaaatgttggtaaaatgttggtaaaatgttggtaaaatgttggtaaaatgttggtaaaatgttggtaaaatgttgctaatattttactagtgtacaccctgcttaagtcaagtgaaactcttaacaaaccttagcagaatgccaccattgaaatgttgataataatgatagcaagtaaaaactttaaacagatagacttgatttttttaaccaactgccacatgcggttttctttatttagtaaattttgaggtaagtattacagaatgaaatacttgaatactagaattgcctggctcttctgatgattgcactggtgaacaccgaagtcgatgggatgtgcaaagtcatagctcgttcctctctcttggtcatctttgagatgtagtcaccaaatatgttcaaatgcagctgcagatcattcctgtcctgcaaaacatgatgaggagataacattttaattttgatagaataggtaagctagccaagttttatatcaaatacaaggccaacaacaactgataaggcgctagggccgaatgatgaaggaagttcattgatatgattgggaatacattgtgataagagtgatgaatcggccccgtttgaagcattgtgctatgtacagtgtgcaagtgtcagtgtgtatcatatcgcatttactgtttgttgacatttcaaatcgctggcgtcgatcctcaattacactgtttatgtacattggcaaccttacccgatgatatcagaacgatgtttattattgtcttgtttattcacattagttctgctatgtgacaagagttatttgttgagaaatccatgatttaaagccggactttgacatcgtttctcagaccaaccaagctgcatttcgcagatcgtttttcaacgatcgtcgacgaactatttcaaattaatcacatccaattaaacaatccaagccttccctaatgtcatcaacatgcaataacacaagcagccaaatattgtcgcctatgaaattgtgaatttaatgagaacttacctctgaattgacagaacgcgatctattccatagcatggtctccttacgtctgaactgcgcagactcgagacgtgacgttcgctgcatgtgtgattggacgtgggataactcgcgcgaaatttaaaatgctcttcttgggggtgctcactaaattgcgccagt is drawn from Lineus longissimus chromosome 1, tnLinLong1.2, whole genome shotgun sequence and contains these coding sequences:
- the LOC135484823 gene encoding cytohesin-1-like isoform X7: MQRLRRFRNSFHMEVAGTIALPSRKVFLKSVDALVLSKTNPKQKQMSNGRKHFNMDPKKGIKYLLEEGLLQNTPEDVAEFLFRGEGLNKTAIGDYLGERNDFNIAVLKAFVMKHEFADMILVQALRQFLWSFRLPGEAQKIDRMMECFAERYCDQNQGVFVTTDTCYILSFAIIMLNTSLHNPSVKDKPGVDRFISMNRGINDGGDLPEDLLTSLYDSIKKEPFKIPEDDGNDLMHTFFNPDKEGWLWKQGASKLSGRYRTWRRRWFILNDNCLYYFEFTTDKEPKGIIPLENIQVRDVPDRNKPHCFELYSFNNEIIKACKTDNEGKVVEGKHTVYRMSASTEDEKEEWIKCIKASISEHPVYDILAMKRKKATAQTK